The following are from one region of the Streptomyces rubrogriseus genome:
- a CDS encoding TioE family transcriptional regulator, which yields MAVNPQSRGGLRPVDLARAHGLSAQAVRNYEAAGILPPAARTASGYRVYTPLHARALAAFLALVAGHGHGTAAAVMRRVDEGALDEAFRLIDESHAQLLDDRRTLEAVTGALRDLVPEPPEGPPGPTGGFVGALAAELGIRPATLRKWERAGLVRPRRDPVTGYRRYDEADVRDARLAHQLRRGGYPLERIASVIAQVRSAGGVEPLEAALREWHDRVSARGRAMVAGAAELETYLRARERDEEKATA from the coding sequence ATGGCCGTAAACCCTCAAAGCAGGGGCGGGCTCAGGCCCGTCGACCTGGCACGTGCGCACGGCCTGTCGGCGCAGGCGGTCAGGAACTACGAGGCGGCCGGCATCCTCCCGCCCGCCGCCCGGACGGCCAGTGGCTACCGCGTCTACACCCCGCTGCACGCGCGGGCCCTGGCCGCGTTCCTCGCCCTGGTGGCGGGCCACGGCCACGGGACGGCGGCCGCGGTGATGCGAAGAGTGGACGAGGGTGCGCTCGACGAGGCGTTCCGGCTGATCGACGAGAGCCACGCCCAGTTGCTCGACGACCGGCGGACGCTGGAGGCCGTGACGGGTGCGCTGCGGGACCTGGTGCCCGAGCCCCCCGAGGGTCCGCCGGGACCGACGGGTGGGTTCGTCGGGGCGCTCGCGGCGGAACTGGGGATCCGGCCCGCGACCCTGCGCAAGTGGGAGCGGGCCGGCCTGGTGCGCCCACGGCGCGACCCGGTGACCGGGTACCGCCGCTACGACGAGGCCGACGTCCGGGACGCCCGCCTCGCCCACCAGCTCAGGCGCGGCGGCTACCCGCTGGAGCGGATCGCGTCCGTGATCGCCCAGGTGCGTTCGGCCGGGGGAGTGGAGCCGTTGGAGGCCGCCCTGCGCGAGTGGCACGACCGGGTGTCGGCCCGTGGCCGGGCGATGGTGGCCGGGGCGGCGGAGCTGGAGACGTATCTGCGGGCGCGGGAGCGCGACGAAGAGAAAGCTACCGCTTAG